The DNA sequence CTTTATCACTGAATAAATGCAGGATGCCGGTATTAGTACCCAGCAGAATACGCCTGTCCTGCCCCTTATGCTGAACACCATAATCCAGCACCCGTGGCTGACTATGCATACTGTCACCCAGCAGAGCCGGGATAGATTTCTGTTGTTCTTCCGATAGCATAACCATTTGTAACTGCTGGTTTTTAAACCCGGATGTGAACAACCGGCGCACTGATTGAGTCATCAGCATAGTCTGTACTTCATCTTGCCCCCGAGAGTCAGTTATCTCCGTAGCCCAGAAACTGCGTGCCGCCGGTAAGACATTCCCCTGACAACTGAAAGCAGAAATACCATTTTGATCTACGACTTTACCTTCGTCAGTAAAGCGAAACTTGTTTAATCGTCCCAACCAGCCATGTTCAGACGAATAACTGAATGAAGATAAATAAAACCATTCTCCGGCTATAACCGGAGCAGAAAAGGAATAGGGGTGAGTAAATTGTTTCTCATCTGACCAGAGCTCGATGTCATCACTCTGTGCTACCGGAATCATGCCTGTGAACATCAGTACCAGAAAATAAACAACCACTTTGCTGAAATATTGACTCATTATTTATTCCTGAATCAGCGTATTAAAAAAATGGCAGCTCGATTGTTATGACTGCAAAGTTTTTATTTGCCAACCGTGCTGACTTATTAAGGACAATATCAATATAGCGACAGCGCTTAATTACATTACTGCTGCTTACCAAAGTGGTACGCCTGCATGGCATTTCATATTGCCTGCTGGTCTGAAATATTCCCTTTGTGCTATTTCTTTTGTCTTTACTCTCATCAGTGAATTCTTCCAGCAATTGCCGTAAATCAGGTTGCGCCCAGAAATCCTGCAACTGAGAATCCAGACTAGCTAGTGTATTGATACGGTGGCTGCCTGCAGCACTCATTTTCATCTGTTCCCGCCCCCACTGCATAACTGAGACAGCCATCAGTGTCAGCGGTAACATCAGAATCAGGATGACAGCTAATACCATTCCTTTCTGGTTTGTCATGCTCATCAATCTAACGCATTCCCCACACTGGCATTACGGAACTGCACACTCGATTGCAGCACCAGACGCTGATAACCATCATTAAACGGAACCAGTTTTTGATCGCCTAACTGATAGGTTTGTTCATTACGAAATCCCGGAGAGGGTTCCAGCGCCCTGATCAGCAAAAAAAGTTGAATTCCGGTGATTGAAAATGTATTCCAGACAACCGGGGTTATTTTCTCCGGAGGAAGGTATTTATCCGCCAGACCATCGGCTGGAACAGATTCATCCACCGCAACCAGCACCCGCAGCCGTTCAACGCCCTGAACCAGTGGAAGGCTGTATGCAGCATTCATCTGATCTGTCAGCTGGATCAAACGAAGCTCCGGGATGTTATTTAATTGCTGGATATAATAGATGTGATGTTGAAATTCACGGATTTGAGCCGTAGGCCGTACAGATAAATCATCGGTAGCATCTTTATCGTTACCGGCAAAAAACAGTGCCTGATTAACATTCGCAGCCAAATAAATACGTTGCGGATTCCAGCCAGTCGCTGACCTTTCAACAGGATCACCGACCTCTCGCTTTAACGACAAGACATCACTGTCAGGCTGTAATTTCAATTTCTTTAAACAGCTTAATTCCGCATTTAAAAAACCATCCGGATCCACATGTCTTGCCAGAAAAGGTCTCAGGATACCATTGTCACCGGCTGCAGGTAATGTTCCCCCCTGCGCTCCCCGCTCATCACGGCAATCATGAGCTTCCGCCAGTTTCAGCCGTGATTTAACATTACTATCAAGACGCAGAGTTTGTCCTGTCATATCACCGAAAAAACCTGTCTGCCGCAAATCCTGCAATAATAAATTCATCGCCAGGCGACCGTTTTCCTGTAATTCATTATAGATCTGCAATTGATGGTTGTTATTTCGTGACATAACATAAACAGAGAACGCACCAGATAGTAAAAATAACCCTATTGTGCTGGAAATTAACCACTCAAGAAGTGTGAATCCCCGTGATAACTTCATAACTGCATTTGCATCAAATATTGCCGCCGTCCCGTCTCAGTCTGACCACATTCAGTATTTAAAACGGGAATCATGGTTGATTTATCCGCATTATGAATAATCCAGTTAACCGTTAAATCAACATCAATCACTGGTTCAGTTTTCCGGTGTTTTAATGACAGGCAGACGGAGGCTGAAGATGATGGAAATGCACTGGCTAAATGTTGCTGCCAGTCGGTTACATCATGAAAAATTAAATCGTTATAACGGCAGTTTTGCTTTTTATTGCATGTCGGCAATAACGCTGTTGCGGATTGATTATTAATATTTAATTGATATGAACCATCATCTTTTAATAAAACAGATTTAAGCCAGGCTATTTTGCTCATCCGCAAACGTTCCATAATGTCATTTGCAATATAGACAGCCTGAGTGTGTTGTCTGGCCTCATAAGAAAACTTTGAGGCAAATCCGTACATGCCTGCAATCCCCAGTAAACTGACAGTCAGAATCACGGTACTGATCATCACTTCCAGTAACGTAAAGCCTTGCTGCGGTGCGACTAAATAAGCCTGGTTATTCTTAAGCATTGCGCATTACCAGCATCGGTCATGACTGGAGCTATCCCGGGAGCCGTCCTGCGCCAGAGAGAACATCAGACAATCAAGATCACTACTTTGCGAACCGGCAGCCATCGCAGTTAACAAAAAAGCAGAGGCAGATACGGCAACTGTAATGCGGTAATAACCATTTTCGGTCAGATAGCTATTGTCCGCAGCTGTACTCAACCCCAGATCGGATAAACTGGCATAACGTTGCGTTTGCAAAAAGAATTGTTCCTGCAACCCTGCGATATGACTCAATTCACTCCGGGCTTCTGAACGCCGACTTTCGCGCACATAGTGAGACATTGCCGGATATGATACCGAGGCCAGAATTCCCACAATCGCTATTGTGAGGATAAGCTCGATTAAGGTTACACCTTGAAATGGTCGCCACATTGACTAATGCCTGAAATATGAACATCAATGGGTTCATATCTTAATCAGAATCAGAGAATAAAAATGGCTGACAAAAACGGCAGGGACGTCGCTATATAGCAATCAAAACGGTGGCGAAGATTCATCCTCGCCACCGTAAGCTTAATATTCTTGTGATATTTATAATCAGGTCAGAGAATTAAACCCGTAATTCCACGGGCACTTCAAATACGGTGTCTTCGATCACACCATCCATCTGTTCAAGTTTACTGCCACCAAGCTGATACAAGCGATCAATCACACTCTGAACCAGCACTTCCGGTGCAGAAGCACCGGCCGTCACACCAACTGAATTGACATTAGTAAACCATTCATCCTGCAACTGTGATGCATCATCCAGCAAATAAGCCCTGGTTCCAAGACGCTCGGCCAGCTCACGTAACCGGTTGGAATTAGAGGAGTTTTTTGAACCAACCACCAACATGACATCAACCTGCGGAGCCAAAGCCCTCACGGCATCCTGCCGGTTCTGTGTGGCATAGCAGATATCATCTTTCCGTGGTCCCTGTATGGCAGGGAAGTGTTCACGTAAGGCATCAATGATATCCCGGGTTTCATCGACGCTCAGCGTCGTCTGCGTGACAAAACTGACTTTTTCCGGTTGCTGTACCGGTAAACTATCCACCTGATTAGCATCTTCTACCAGATACATACCGGTGCCATTTTCATCATACTGCCCGAGAGTGCCTTCAACTTCAGGGTGGCCTTTGTGACCTATAAGTACTACTTCCTGACCTTTACGGCTGGCACGGTGGACTTCCATATGTACTTTAGTCACCAGAGGACAGGTGGCATCAAATACCTGCAAGCCCCGTTTTCTGGCCTCTTCCCGCACACGCTTAGGGACTCCGTGTGCAGAAAAAATTACGGTATTACCGTCCGGTATTTCATCCAGCTCATCAACGAAAATAGCACCCATCGCCTTCAGTTCATCCACAACATATTTGTTATGTACAACTTCATGCCGGACATAAACCGGGGCGCCAAATTTATGCAGGGCATTTTTGACAATGGTGATTGCTCTATCTACGCCGGCACAAAAACCACGTGGATTAGCTAACAGAATTTTCATGATGCCCCCTCAGAGCCAGTTACAACAAAGCCGGTATAAATACCGGCTTATAATATCAGCTGATGTTAACGGTTAGTTACTTATCAGCAGGTTTCTTAATAAAACCATCCAGAATGATGAATACGGCCCCGCAGCTAATCGCCATATCAGCGACATTAAATGCAGCGAAGTGGTAGAGATCCTGCCAGTGGAAATCAAGAAAATCGACGACATGCCCATAGACAACCCGATCAATCAGATTGCCAATAGCTCCACCGATAACCAGGCTGTAAGCCAGGTTAGACAACGAACATTTTGCCGGTGCCTTTGCCATAGCAACAGCCAGAACCCCGGAAATCACAATGGCTAACCCGCTGAATAACCACCGTTGCCAGCCTTCTGCATCCGCCAGAAAACTAAATGCCGCGCCAGTGTTATAGACATGCACCAGATTAAAGAACGGAGTGATGACCACTCCGTGTCCATAAGGAATGTGCTGCATAATCGCCAGCTTCGCGGCCTGATCCAGCACAATGGCAAATACTGCCAGCCACATCCAGCGCAGACCTGTTCCAGTCAGTAAGCTCATCATGCAAAACGGCGAACTTCGCCTTCTCCAGCCACGTTAGTAACGCAACGGCCACAAATATCACCGTGACCTTCATGAGAGCCTACATCGTCAACATGGTGCCAGCAGCGTTCACACTTCGCCGCACTACTCACCGCAACCTGTAACCACAAACCAGCAACTTCCGTTGCCTGAGTATTTTCCGGCTGCGCATCCGCATCCTGTACTGCTGCTTTAGAGGTCAGTAACACGAAACGCAGTTCATCACTCAGCAGACGTAACTTCGCCGCCAGCTCAGCGTTGGCAAACAGAGTAACTTCCGCCTGCAGGGAACTGCCGATCAGTTTATCGTTACGTGCCACTTCCAGCGCTTTGTTGACTTCCGCACGAACGGTTAATAAATCCGCCCACACATTATCATCCAGCGCTTCGCCTGCCTGCATAGCAAACAAGCCAGTATACCATTCGCCTGTCATCACGAACTGATCGCGCTGACCTGGCAACAGTTTCCAAATTTCTTCGGCAGTAAAGCTCATGATTGGCGCCAACCAGCGAACCATTGCTTCCACGATATGGAACAATGCGGTCTGACAAGAACGACGGGCAATACTGTCTGCTTTGGCGGTGTACTGACGATCTTTGATGATATCCAGATAGAAAGAACCCATTTCCACGGAACAGAACTGCATCAGTTTCTGGGTCACAATATGGAAATCATAGTTATCGTAAGCGGCGATGATTTCTTCCTGAACTGCCTTGGCTCGGCTGACAGCCCAACGATCCAGCACAACCATCTCTTCTGGCTGCACCATGTCAGTTTCAGGATTGAAACCATTCAGGTTCGCCAGGAAGAAACGGGCGGTGTTACGGATACGACGATACGCATCCGCAGAGCGTTTCAGGATCTCATCAGATACGGTCATTTCACCGGTATAATCGGTTGAGGCGACCCACAGACGCAGAATATCCGCACCCAGCTTGTTCATGACGTCTTGCGGGCTAACGACGTTACCCAGCGACTTCGACATCTTGCGACCATGACCATCCACAGTAAAACCGTGGGTCAGCACCTGACGGTAAGGTGCCTGATGTTTCATGGCGACACCAATCATCAGGGAAGACATGAACCAGCCACGATGCTGATCTGAACCTTCCAGATACATATCTGCTGCATGGCCATTGAATTCAGGACGCACATCAACCACAGATGCATGTGTTGAACCTGAGTCAAACCAGACATCCAGTGTATCCGGGACTTTCTCGTAATCGGCAGCTTCAGCACCCAGCAACTCAGCAGGATCCAGATCCCACCATGCCTGAATGCCTTTAGCTTCGACACGTTTGGCGACTTCTTCCATCAGTTCCAGCGCGCGCGGATGCAGTGCCTGAGTCTCTTTATGCACAAACAACGCGATAGGCACACCCCAGGTACGCTGACGAGAGATACACCAGTCCGGACGGTTTTCTACCATCGCTTCAATACGGTTCTGACCCCATTCAGGGATCCAGCGCACGCCCTTAATCTCGGACAATGCTTTCTGACGCAAGCCAGCCTGTTCCATGCTGATAAACCACTGAGGGGTAGCACGGAAAATAATCGGCGTTTTATGGCGCCAGCAATGCGGATAAGAGTGCAGATAAGCTTCATGATGCAGCAGTGCACCGTGCTCACGCAGCACATCAACGACTTTATCGTTGGCTTTGAATACATGCTGACCGGCAAACAATGGCGTATCCGCTAAATAAGTACCATTACCTGCAACAGGGTTAGCCACTTCCAGATCGTATTTTTTACCAACCACAAAGTCTTCCTGACCATGACCTGGTGCAGTGTGTACCGCGCCGGTACCGGAATCCGTCGTTACGTGATCACCCAGCACAACCGGTACAGTGAAATCATAGAACGGATGATGGAAACGCAGCAGTTCCAGATCTGCACCCGCACAACGACCCAGAATGGTGAAATCAGTGATTTTGGCGCGGGCTAATACTGACTCATACAGCGCAGCACCCAGCACCAGACGTTCCGGCTGCTCACCATTGACCTGAACCAGCACATACTCCAGTTCCGGATGTAATGCGACACCGCGGTTAGCAGGCAGCGTCCAGGGGGTTGTGGTCCAAATAACGACAGATAACGGACCTTCACCGGCAGCCGCAAACTTGCCAGCCACCAGCGCTTCATCTTCGGCACGGAAACGGACATCTATCGCCGGTGATTTTTTATCGTAGTATTCAACTTCCGCTTCAGCCAATGCCGAACCACAATCGGTACACCAGTGCACCGGTTTAGAACCTTTGTGCAGATGACCGTTAGCAATGATTTTGCTCAAAGAACGGATGATGTTGGCTTCAGTGTTGAAATCCATCGTCAGATACGGATGTTCCCAGTCGCCCAGCACACCAAGACGGATAAAATCGGTTTTCTGTGCCTCTACCTGAGTCTTGGCATATTTACGGCACTCTTCACGGAACTGGGCAGCGGTAACCTTCTCACCCGGTTTCCCAACCATACCTTCCACTTTCAGTTCGATTGGCAGACCATGACAGTCCCAACCCGGAATGTACGGAGAATCAAAACCGGATAACCCTTTGGATTTAATAATAATATCTTTCAGGATCTTATTGACGGAGTGACCAATATGAATGCTGCCGTTAGCGTAAGGCGGGCCATCATGCAGAATGAATGATTTTTTACCTGCCTTGGCTTTGCGGATCGCCCCGTACAAATCTTGTTTGTACCAGTTTTTCAGCATTTCCGGCTCACGTTTCGCCAGATCGCCACGCATCGGAAACGCGGTTTCCGGCAGGTTCAAAGTATGTTTATAGTCGCTCATCAGTCCTAAATTCCATCAGGTTCAACACTGGCATCCGGCAAACCAAACCATTGTCTGGCCTGCCGGGCGTCCGCTGTTATCTGTGTTTGTAATGCGGTAAATGAAGGAAATTTCTGTTCATCCCGCAATTTGTGGCATACCCGGATTTGTAACTGCTTACCATACAAATCGTCTTTAAAATCAAAAATGTGTACTTCTAATTGTGAGCGTGTTCCACTGACCGTCGGACGAAATCCGATATTAGCCACACCGAAGTGCATCTTACCCGCAATCAGGATCTGAACGGCATACACGCCCTGAATAGGCACCACCAGCCTTTTCAGATGAATATTGGCGGTAGGAAAACCAATAGTTCGTCCCAGTTTAGCACCGTGAGCTACGCGTCCGGAAATACTGTACGGATGTCCCAGCATGAGCTCAACGT is a window from the Tolumonas auensis DSM 9187 genome containing:
- the pilV gene encoding type IV pilus modification protein PilV, which gives rise to MLKNNQAYLVAPQQGFTLLEVMISTVILTVSLLGIAGMYGFASKFSYEARQHTQAVYIANDIMERLRMSKIAWLKSVLLKDDGSYQLNINNQSATALLPTCNKKQNCRYNDLIFHDVTDWQQHLASAFPSSSASVCLSLKHRKTEPVIDVDLTVNWIIHNADKSTMIPVLNTECGQTETGRRQYLMQMQL
- the ispH gene encoding 4-hydroxy-3-methylbut-2-enyl diphosphate reductase, encoding MKILLANPRGFCAGVDRAITIVKNALHKFGAPVYVRHEVVHNKYVVDELKAMGAIFVDELDEIPDGNTVIFSAHGVPKRVREEARKRGLQVFDATCPLVTKVHMEVHRASRKGQEVVLIGHKGHPEVEGTLGQYDENGTGMYLVEDANQVDSLPVQQPEKVSFVTQTTLSVDETRDIIDALREHFPAIQGPRKDDICYATQNRQDAVRALAPQVDVMLVVGSKNSSNSNRLRELAERLGTRAYLLDDASQLQDEWFTNVNSVGVTAGASAPEVLVQSVIDRLYQLGGSKLEQMDGVIEDTVFEVPVELRV
- the ileS gene encoding isoleucine--tRNA ligase, with protein sequence MSDYKHTLNLPETAFPMRGDLAKREPEMLKNWYKQDLYGAIRKAKAGKKSFILHDGPPYANGSIHIGHSVNKILKDIIIKSKGLSGFDSPYIPGWDCHGLPIELKVEGMVGKPGEKVTAAQFREECRKYAKTQVEAQKTDFIRLGVLGDWEHPYLTMDFNTEANIIRSLSKIIANGHLHKGSKPVHWCTDCGSALAEAEVEYYDKKSPAIDVRFRAEDEALVAGKFAAAGEGPLSVVIWTTTPWTLPANRGVALHPELEYVLVQVNGEQPERLVLGAALYESVLARAKITDFTILGRCAGADLELLRFHHPFYDFTVPVVLGDHVTTDSGTGAVHTAPGHGQEDFVVGKKYDLEVANPVAGNGTYLADTPLFAGQHVFKANDKVVDVLREHGALLHHEAYLHSYPHCWRHKTPIIFRATPQWFISMEQAGLRQKALSEIKGVRWIPEWGQNRIEAMVENRPDWCISRQRTWGVPIALFVHKETQALHPRALELMEEVAKRVEAKGIQAWWDLDPAELLGAEAADYEKVPDTLDVWFDSGSTHASVVDVRPEFNGHAADMYLEGSDQHRGWFMSSLMIGVAMKHQAPYRQVLTHGFTVDGHGRKMSKSLGNVVSPQDVMNKLGADILRLWVASTDYTGEMTVSDEILKRSADAYRRIRNTARFFLANLNGFNPETDMVQPEEMVVLDRWAVSRAKAVQEEIIAAYDNYDFHIVTQKLMQFCSVEMGSFYLDIIKDRQYTAKADSIARRSCQTALFHIVEAMVRWLAPIMSFTAEEIWKLLPGQRDQFVMTGEWYTGLFAMQAGEALDDNVWADLLTVRAEVNKALEVARNDKLIGSSLQAEVTLFANAELAAKLRLLSDELRFVLLTSKAAVQDADAQPENTQATEVAGLWLQVAVSSAAKCERCWHHVDDVGSHEGHGDICGRCVTNVAGEGEVRRFA
- a CDS encoding type IV pilin protein, which translates into the protein MWRPFQGVTLIELILTIAIVGILASVSYPAMSHYVRESRRSEARSELSHIAGLQEQFFLQTQRYASLSDLGLSTAADNSYLTENGYYRITVAVSASAFLLTAMAAGSQSSDLDCLMFSLAQDGSRDSSSHDRCW
- the lspA gene encoding signal peptidase II encodes the protein MMSLLTGTGLRWMWLAVFAIVLDQAAKLAIMQHIPYGHGVVITPFFNLVHVYNTGAAFSFLADAEGWQRWLFSGLAIVISGVLAVAMAKAPAKCSLSNLAYSLVIGGAIGNLIDRVVYGHVVDFLDFHWQDLYHFAAFNVADMAISCGAVFIILDGFIKKPADK
- a CDS encoding PilW family protein, whose amino-acid sequence is MSRNNNHQLQIYNELQENGRLAMNLLLQDLRQTGFFGDMTGQTLRLDSNVKSRLKLAEAHDCRDERGAQGGTLPAAGDNGILRPFLARHVDPDGFLNAELSCLKKLKLQPDSDVLSLKREVGDPVERSATGWNPQRIYLAANVNQALFFAGNDKDATDDLSVRPTAQIREFQHHIYYIQQLNNIPELRLIQLTDQMNAAYSLPLVQGVERLRVLVAVDESVPADGLADKYLPPEKITPVVWNTFSITGIQLFLLIRALEPSPGFRNEQTYQLGDQKLVPFNDGYQRLVLQSSVQFRNASVGNALD
- a CDS encoding pilus assembly PilX N-terminal domain-containing protein produces the protein MSMTNQKGMVLAVILILMLPLTLMAVSVMQWGREQMKMSAAGSHRINTLASLDSQLQDFWAQPDLRQLLEEFTDESKDKRNSTKGIFQTSRQYEMPCRRTTLVSSSNVIKRCRYIDIVLNKSARLANKNFAVITIELPFF